One Ranitomeya imitator isolate aRanImi1 chromosome 1, aRanImi1.pri, whole genome shotgun sequence DNA window includes the following coding sequences:
- the LOC138672410 gene encoding octapeptide-repeat protein T2-like, whose protein sequence is MSGCSCLRPETDSEDEYRESSEQEPKEEVVKKVEGDVILSAAVAGAAYRAQNNRDREKERQKIREREKKRENERHKEREKSMEREKERRRQRERQRQVEKQRQKQAGKNRQKQAEKQRHKKK, encoded by the exons ATGAGTGGTTGCAGTTGTCTGCGTCCAGAGACTGATTCAGAGGATGAG TACAGGGAAAGTTCTGAGCAAGAGCCAAAGGAAGAAGTGGTgaagaaagtggaaggagatgtGATCCTGTCTGCCGCCGTTGCAGGTGCAGCATACAGAGCTCAGAACAATCGAGATCGCGAAAAAGAACGACAAAAAATAAGGGAGCGGGAAAAAAAGCGGGAAAATGAAAGGCATAAAGAAAGAGAGAAAAGCATGGAGAGGGAAAAAGAGAGAAGAAGACAAAGAGAAAGACAGAGACAAGTAgagaaacaaagacagaaacaggcTGGCAAAAATAGGCAGAAACAAGCAGAAAAACAGAGACATAAGAAAAAATAA